The following proteins are co-located in the Megalops cyprinoides isolate fMegCyp1 chromosome 15, fMegCyp1.pri, whole genome shotgun sequence genome:
- the trmt2b gene encoding LOW QUALITY PROTEIN: tRNA (uracil(54)-C(5))-methyltransferase homolog-B (The sequence of the model RefSeq protein was modified relative to this genomic sequence to represent the inferred CDS: inserted 2 bases in 1 codon; substituted 1 base at 1 genomic stop codon): MTTEDLGNSEGPFPEEKKRKKLRKLPRTDVRSWEERLSDVVTPLWRLSYEDQLQLKYDQQRKILLKMCDLLRAECQKSVMDEEASSIXSLLPIRPSPVKEGYCSKSTFSVNRGADGNPKTVGFYVGTGRTHDIVCVHVDHLLTTPERHKLVARHXEAFIRISPLEPCFLHRGGHWREITVKTNMTGDVMAIVYFHPQSLTSEEISIHKAALLEYFTQGPGTACQLDSLYFQESSMMHCSSERSPYQLLYGVPYIYEEVLGFKFRISANAFFQVNTAAAEVLYGAVAELGGKAWGGTLLDVCSGIGAIGISMSGHTERVIGIEVVEQAVRDAQDNASVNGALNCKFLPGKAEVVLPQLMSSLSSEQAVTAVANPSRAGLHYRVMQALRNLPNIHRLIYVSCKPEGEAMRNFLELCCPPDLQKTLIGEPFAPSIAVPVDMFPHTTHCELVLVFER; the protein is encoded by the exons ATGACTACTGAGGATCTTGGAAACTCAGAAGGACCatttcctgaggaaaaaaagagaaagaaactcAGAAAGTTACCACGGACTGATGTAAGGTCCTGGGAAGAAAGATTGTCTGATGTAGTAACTCCACTATGGCGTCTGAGCTACGAGGACCAGCTTCAGTTGAAGTATGACCAGCAGAGGAAGATCCTCCTCAAGATGTGTGATCTCCTTAGAGCAGAGTGTCAGAAATCTGTCATGGACGAGGAGGCATCCTCCAT TTCCCTACTGCCCATACGACCATCACCGGTCAAGGAGGGCTACTGCAGCAAGTCTACCTTCTCGGTCAACAGGGGGGCAGATGGCAACCCAAAGACAGTGGGGTTCTACGTGGGCACCGGGAGGACCCATGATATCGTCTGCGTCCACGTCGACCACCTCCTGACCACGCCAGAGAGGCATAAGCTGGTGGCGAGGCACTAAGAGGCCTTCATCCGTATCTCCCCCCTGGAGCCCTGCTTCCTCCACAGGGGCGGGCACTGGCGGGAGATCACGGTGAAGACTAACATGACGGGAGATGTCATGGCCATTGTGTACTTCCACCCCCAAAGCTTAACCTCTGAGGAGATTAGCATCCACAAAGCAGCCCTTCTGGAGTATTTCACCCAGGGGCCTGGCACAGCCTGCCAGCTGGACTCCCTGTACTTCCAGGAGAGCTCCATGATGCACTGCAGCAGTGAGCGCTCCCCCTACCAGCTCCTGTACGGTGTGCCGTACATTTATGAGGAGGTGCTAGGCTTTAAGTTCCGGATCTCTGCCAACGCCTTCTTCCAAGTGAACACTGCAGCAGCGGAAGTCCTATATGGGGCAGTGGCGGAGCTGGGTGGCAAGGCTTGGGGTGGAACACTCCTGGATGTGTGCAGTGGCATTGGAGCCATCGGAATCTCAATGTCTGgtcacacagagagggtgaTCGGCATTGAGGTCGTGGAGCAGGCCGTGAGGGATGCCCAGGACAATGCCTCTGTCAATGGTGCACTGAACTGCAAGTTTCTGCCAGGGAAGGCGGAGGTGGTGCTGCCCCAGCTGATGTCCTCGCTGAGCTCAGAGCAGGCTGTGACAGCGGTGGCTAACCCTTCTCGAGCAGGGCTGCACTACCGCGTGATGCAGGCTCTCCGGAACCTCCCCAACATCCACCGGCTCATTTATGTGTCCTGCAAACCAGAGGGCGAGGCCATGAGGAACTTCCTCGAGCTCTGCTGCCCCCCGGACCTACAAAAGACGCTAATAGGAGAGCCTTTCGCCCCGTCCATCGCGGTCCCAGTAGACATGTTtccccacaccacacactgtgAGCTTGTGCTGGTGTTTGAAAGATAG